The window CTTGATGTTATGCTTCCAGAAAAAAACGGGTTCGAAGTACTATCTGAAATTCGTAAAATCAGTGCAGTTCCTGTACTTATGCTTACAGCAAAGGATAGCGAAATTGATAAAGTATCAGGACTTAGATTAGGAGCAGATGACTATCTTACAAAACCATTTAGTATGAATGAATTTGTAGCAAGAGTACAGTCATTAATACGTAGATACACAACTCTAAATATTTTTAAGAGTGATGCTCAACTATGTCTAAACTTCGGAGATTTATTAATTAATCCATCTACAAGAGAAATATTAATAAAGAATAAAAATATTGATTTAACTGCTAAAGAATTTGATTTATTATATTTCTTTGCAAAAAATAAAGGACAGGTTTTTACTAAAAAGCAGATTTACAATAATGTATGGCAGGATGAATATAGATTTGATGATAATAATATTATGGTACATATTCGCAGACTACGCAAAAAGATTGAGCCAAATCCTGAATCACCTACATATATTAAAACAGTTTGGGGTGTCGGTTATAAATTTACTAACCAGGTGCAATGATGAAAATAGTAATTATTGTTATACTGAGTCTTGTTATTCTGTATATGTTCTTCTATATCCTGCACATAAGAAAAAAACTCATAAGTATATTAACTGTTTTGAAAGCTATCAAAAAAGGTGACAAACGAAAAGCCTTTACCAAAGGGCCAGGAATCACATCTGAAATATGCTATGAGATGAATGAAATTGTTGCTACATATCAAAGTGAAATAACGAGACTAAAAAAAACAGAACAAGCAAATAAACAACTATTAACTAGCCTTTCCCATGATGTACGTACTCCACTTACTTCATTGCTTGGATATTTAGATGCTCTAGAAAGTGGCATTGTGACTGGTAAAGAAAAAATGCAGTATATTAAAATAGCGAGAAATAAAGCTTACGATTTAACAAAATTTGTAAACACACTATTTGATTGGTTTAAGTTAGATTCTCATGAACAAACATTCTATTTTGAGCCTATTGATATCAATGAGTATAGTAAAGAAATTATAATTGCTTGGTTACCTGTTCTAGAGCAAAAAAGAAAAGAAATTGAGGTTGAAATTAATGACAATGAGCTTATAGTTCCTCTTGATAAAAATGCTTACAGCAGAATAATTAATAACCTTATTCAGAACGCCATACAACATGGAAAATGTACTCTTTTTAAAATAAAAATTAAACGTGAAAAGAGCAGTGCTTCCATTATTATATCTGATAATGGTGTTGGTATTTCTAAAGAAAAACTTCCTTATATTTTTGATCGATTATATAAATGTGATGATGCACGCTCTCATTGTGGCAGCGGTCTGGGACTTGCTATCGTAAAAGAATTAGTTGTTGCTCATAATGGAACAATAACAGTTGAAAGCCTTCCAAATGTAAACACAACATTTACAATAACAATCCCCTTTTAAAACTCTGATTATGCAGAGTTTTTTCTTATCTTGAAATTTAGTAGTTATTCTTATAGACTCAGTTTTAATTAAGAAAAAAGTAAGATTTAATACAGTACAGTGTAATAATTACTTTATAAAATAATAATATGTCAAAAAGGAGGGTATACAAATGAGTCAATATATAATAAAAACTAATAAACTTACCAAACAATACGGGCAACACCTTGCTGTAGATGCAGTCAGTATTCATGTGGAATGTGGCAAAATATATGGCTTGCTCGGAAGAAACGGTGCAGGAAAAACCACTACCATGAGAATGCTAATGAACCTTGTCCAACCGACAAGTGGAGAAATACAGCTTTTCGGGAAGAATTACTGCAAAAAACCAAAACAGATTTATCAACGTATAGGATCTATTATTGAAACTCCTGGTTTTTATGAAAACCTAACAGGAGAAGAGAATCTAAAAATTTTAGCAAAGCTTCGTGGAATACACCGCAGAGATTCAATTGAATATGCTCTATCTACAGTAGGACTTGATAACGAGACAAAAAAGACTTTTCGTAATTATTCTTTAGGTATGAAACAAAGACTTGCAATCGCAGCTGCAATTATGCACGAACCAGAGCTGTTAATCTTAGATGAACCAATTAACGGACTTGATCCAATTGGTATTCATGAAATACGAAATTACCTTACAACTTTATGCAAAGAAAAAGGAGTTACAATTCTTATATCAAGCCATATTTTAAGTGAAATTGAACAGATTGCAGATACCATAGGAGTAATGCACGATGGCAAACTTATTGAAGAAGTTAGCATTAGCGATCTTCATAAAAGGAACCGTAGATACGTAGAATTTGAAATATCAGATGAAAATAAAGCAACCTTACTTTTAGAAGAACAAATGTCCTTATACGATTATAGTGTTCTCACGAACGGAAATTTACGAATTTATTCCAATTTCAATAAACGTTCAGAAATCAACAAACTATTTGTTGAAAATGGATTGGATGTTTGTAAAATTAATATGAGCGAGGAGAAACTGGAAGATTATTTTTCAAATTTGATTGGAGATGGACAAATTGGTTAATTTACTATACTGTGAATTTTTAAAACTCAAGCGTTCACAAATGTTTTTAATTAGCATTATGGGTGCTTTTGTAGCACCATTAATGGTTTTTGGAGGTTGGATGAAAGCTAAGGTGAAAGGACATGGAGATATTGTTACTTATGAATATTTTTTTAGCGATGTCAACCTATATACCATAATGGTATTTGGGCTAATTGTATACTGCGTAATTGCAGCCTATCTGTTTAGCCGAGAGCATACAGAAAACACACTTAAAACAATTTTAACTATTCCTGTATCTAAAACAAAATTTATTTTCACAAAGTTTATTATGCTTTATATTTGGATTATTGGATTAACGTTAATTACTTGGACTTCGTCCTTAATTTTAACCTTAATTGGAGGAGCTACAGATTTTAGAATAGATGTAATTGGAAGTTCTTCAGTAGCATTTTTATTAGGGGCAACTCTATTGTATTTAACCCTTACACCTTTTGTCTATGCCACACTATGGTTTAAGAATATCGTTCCTGTTATTATTGGAGCCGCATCAGTTACAATGATTAATATTATGCTCTCTAATGATGAATTAATGGCACTTTTCCCTTGGACAGCAACTTATGTTATTGCTAGCCATAAAAGTATTCCAACGTATCCTGTTGCTCTGTCATATTTATCTGTGCTTATTATAGGAGGAATTGGTTTTGTAGCTAGTTTACTCTATTTTAAAGGTCAGGATATTATATAGGAGAAATTAAGAAATGGAAATGAGTTATTTATTTCTCATTTCCACTTTTTGATTTTAGTTGTTCTTTTTTTTAATATCATTTAAATCATATTTCCTCTTTAATTTAATAATCCTTTTTACACTCTCATCTATTCTTTCTATACTGATTTCTCCACTATTAACAGCTTCTTTTAAACCTTCTAATGCCTCTATTTGCTTTTCTTTAGTATGGCACATTAAAACAATGTCAGCTCCTGCTTTAATAGCTTCAACTGATGCATTTTTAGTACCATAATTATTTACAATGGCTCCCATTTCCATATCATCTGTAATTATAACTCCACTAAAATTCAATTCATTTCTTAAAATATCAGTCAATATTGTTTCAGATAAAGTAGCTGGTTTTTTACTTTTATCAACATTAGGTAAAACTATATGGGCCGTCATTACTGCATCTACCCCATTATTAATAGCTTCTTTAAATGGAATTAGTTCAAATTTATCAAGCCTCTGTTTATCATGATTTACAACCGGAAGTCCTATGTGAGAATCTACAGTTGTATCGCCATGGCCAGGAAAATGCTTTACAACAGAAATAACATTTGAATCTTGAAGCCCTTTCATAGTAGCAACCCCTAATTTCTTAACTATTTCAGAATCCGTTCCAAATGATCTATCTTTTATAACTGTATTTTTAGGATTACTATATATATCAAGTACTGGTGCAAAATCCATATTAAATTTAAAATTATTAAGCTCAGTTCCTATTTGCTTGCCTATTTTATAAGACAAATCCTTATCATTTTCTTTTCCTATTACTTTATTAGATGGGAATTTTGTGCTTCCTTCAGGCAATCTTGTAATTCTTCCACCCTCTTCATCAACTGATATGAACAAAGGTAATTTATTCTTTGAATTTATACTTTTTATATTATTATTTAAATTTAGAAGTTGTTCTGAATTTTTTATATTACGTTTAAATAGAATAACTCCTCCTACTTTATAACTTTCTAATAAATCCCTAAAATCCGAATCAACTTCATACCCATTGAAACCCACTATTACCATCTGTCCTAATTTTTCTTCTAAAGATAAACTATTCATAATATCATTTATTTCGTTTTCTTCTATTTCTTTTTTTGACAGTACTTTTTCTTTCTTTTCTTCTACTATATCTGATTCATCTAAATCACTAGTCTTTTTTATATTTATAGAAACTAGTGCTAGTATTAATATTAAAACTGTTGTTATGCTTAAAATAAGTGTCTTTTTCATTTGTCTTCTCCTTAATATATTAGAATTGATATATTAAAAACCTCTCACTACTATCACGTTTATATAAATTATCCATTATAATCTCATCTATTAATACAAAAGGCGTATTATTATCTAAATAATATATATAATCCTCAGATGGATAATATAAAATCAATTCTACTTTTCTTTCATATTCTTCTACCGATAGTAAAATATTATCTATAATTTTTCTAAATATCTGTATAGAAAAAGGGTTAAAAAAATAAAATTTATTATCTACAGGTTTTATATTGTACTCCTGAGCAAAACAGCATAAAAAATTAATCTTATCTATATTCTTTTTATATTTTTTCAGATAGCTATATTTATTTTCAATAGCTTCTAAATGTAAATCTTTATCCATTTCTACACCTATAACATTTGAATTATAAAAATAGTTTATGTAAAATACAAGTCTTCCCTTACCACATCCAAAATCAACAATATTATCCTCACTTTCTACTTGATACTCTTTAAATAACATTTCAAGTGCAGAATATAAAGTAGCTTCGTATGGATGATAATGAAGAGAATTTTTATCCCATTTTTGATGTCCTGTTGTCTTTATATTTAATAAATTTTCATAATATTGTTCTTTCATTTAATTTCCTTTCTTATTTATAAATGTAAAATAATTATAATAGTATATTAAATTGGTATATTTATTTGCTTCTTAATATTATAT is drawn from Tepidibacter hydrothermalis and contains these coding sequences:
- a CDS encoding response regulator transcription factor yields the protein MQNDILVIDDDIELCQLIKKYLEVENLTTTMKHNGKDGLIETINTSYHLIVLDVMLPEKNGFEVLSEIRKISAVPVLMLTAKDSEIDKVSGLRLGADDYLTKPFSMNEFVARVQSLIRRYTTLNIFKSDAQLCLNFGDLLINPSTREILIKNKNIDLTAKEFDLLYFFAKNKGQVFTKKQIYNNVWQDEYRFDDNNIMVHIRRLRKKIEPNPESPTYIKTVWGVGYKFTNQVQ
- a CDS encoding sensor histidine kinase, translated to MKIVIIVILSLVILYMFFYILHIRKKLISILTVLKAIKKGDKRKAFTKGPGITSEICYEMNEIVATYQSEITRLKKTEQANKQLLTSLSHDVRTPLTSLLGYLDALESGIVTGKEKMQYIKIARNKAYDLTKFVNTLFDWFKLDSHEQTFYFEPIDINEYSKEIIIAWLPVLEQKRKEIEVEINDNELIVPLDKNAYSRIINNLIQNAIQHGKCTLFKIKIKREKSSASIIISDNGVGISKEKLPYIFDRLYKCDDARSHCGSGLGLAIVKELVVAHNGTITVESLPNVNTTFTITIPF
- a CDS encoding ABC transporter ATP-binding protein → MSQYIIKTNKLTKQYGQHLAVDAVSIHVECGKIYGLLGRNGAGKTTTMRMLMNLVQPTSGEIQLFGKNYCKKPKQIYQRIGSIIETPGFYENLTGEENLKILAKLRGIHRRDSIEYALSTVGLDNETKKTFRNYSLGMKQRLAIAAAIMHEPELLILDEPINGLDPIGIHEIRNYLTTLCKEKGVTILISSHILSEIEQIADTIGVMHDGKLIEEVSISDLHKRNRRYVEFEISDENKATLLLEEQMSLYDYSVLTNGNLRIYSNFNKRSEINKLFVENGLDVCKINMSEEKLEDYFSNLIGDGQIG
- a CDS encoding ABC transporter permease, whose product is MVNLLYCEFLKLKRSQMFLISIMGAFVAPLMVFGGWMKAKVKGHGDIVTYEYFFSDVNLYTIMVFGLIVYCVIAAYLFSREHTENTLKTILTIPVSKTKFIFTKFIMLYIWIIGLTLITWTSSLILTLIGGATDFRIDVIGSSSVAFLLGATLLYLTLTPFVYATLWFKNIVPVIIGAASVTMINIMLSNDELMALFPWTATYVIASHKSIPTYPVALSYLSVLIIGGIGFVASLLYFKGQDII
- the nagZ gene encoding beta-N-acetylhexosaminidase; translated protein: MKKTLILSITTVLILILALVSINIKKTSDLDESDIVEEKKEKVLSKKEIEENEINDIMNSLSLEEKLGQMVIVGFNGYEVDSDFRDLLESYKVGGVILFKRNIKNSEQLLNLNNNIKSINSKNKLPLFISVDEEGGRITRLPEGSTKFPSNKVIGKENDKDLSYKIGKQIGTELNNFKFNMDFAPVLDIYSNPKNTVIKDRSFGTDSEIVKKLGVATMKGLQDSNVISVVKHFPGHGDTTVDSHIGLPVVNHDKQRLDKFELIPFKEAINNGVDAVMTAHIVLPNVDKSKKPATLSETILTDILRNELNFSGVIITDDMEMGAIVNNYGTKNASVEAIKAGADIVLMCHTKEKQIEALEGLKEAVNSGEISIERIDESVKRIIKLKRKYDLNDIKKKNN
- a CDS encoding methyltransferase → MKEQYYENLLNIKTTGHQKWDKNSLHYHPYEATLYSALEMLFKEYQVESEDNIVDFGCGKGRLVFYINYFYNSNVIGVEMDKDLHLEAIENKYSYLKKYKKNIDKINFLCCFAQEYNIKPVDNKFYFFNPFSIQIFRKIIDNILLSVEEYERKVELILYYPSEDYIYYLDNNTPFVLIDEIIMDNLYKRDSSERFLIYQF